One window of Nicotiana tomentosiformis chromosome 11, ASM39032v3, whole genome shotgun sequence genomic DNA carries:
- the LOC138902147 gene encoding uncharacterized protein: MAQEEMTQRVKSLEQKLKNMQGSAGQKSIAFKDLCMFPGVRLPLGFKTPKFEKYDGHGDPIAHLKSYCNQLRGVEGKEELVMAYFGESLIGVASEWFMDQETSHWHVWDDMAQAFVKQFQYKIDIAPDCNSLSNLKKKPTESFREYAIKWREKAARVKPPMDDHELITVFLQAQEPDYFQNMMSAVGKSFSEAIKIGEMVEDGLKTGKIISQAVLKAATQAVQIESDNFSDMNEKDEETMMTIRSRRGPRKTSRRYEQPHQVFDDSPEHYYLPQNPQYSIAPLQYVVQPPRHPIRRAPAPQNLHQPSQNF, encoded by the coding sequence ATGGCACAAgaagaaatgacccaaagagtgaaaAGCTTAGAACAAAAGTTAAAAAACATGCAAGGGTCGGCAGGTCAGAAGAGTATTGCCTTCAAGGATCTATGTATGTTCCCCGGTGTTCGTTTGCCACTTGGTTTTAAGACTCCcaaatttgaaaagtatgatggacacggagACCCCATAGCCCACCTGAAAAGTTATTGCAATCAGCTAAGAGGTGTGGAGGGAAAAGAAGAACTAGTAATGGCTTATTTCGGGGAAAGCCTGATaggggtagcctctgaatggtttatggatcaagaaacctctcactggcatgtctgggatgacatggcccaggCCTTTGTCAAACAGTTCCAATACAAGATCGATATCGCCCCAGACTGCAATTCCCTTTCAAACCTGAAGAAGAAACCAACTGAAAGTTTCAGggaatatgccattaaatggagagagaaagcagctagagttaagccacccatggatgaccACGAGCTAATCACTGTCTTTCTTCAGGCTCAAGAAccagattattttcaaaacatgatgtccgcagtgggcaaatccttctcggaagcaatcaaaattggggaaatggttgaggatggccttaagacaggcaaaattataagtcaagcaGTTCTCAAAGCTGCAACTCAGGCTGTCCAGATTGAATCTGACAATTTTAGTGACATgaatgagaaggatgaagaaaccatGATGACAATAAGGTCGAGAAGAGGTCCTAGGAAAACATCTCGAAGGTATGAGCAGCCTCATCAGGTTTTCGATGATTCCCCTGAGCACTACTATCTACCTCAGAACCCACAATACTCTATTGCTCCACTTCAGTATGTTGTGCAGCCACCAAGACACCCCATAAGGCGAGCACCAGCACCGCAAAATCTCCACCAGCCTTCACAAAATTTTTAA